From the Nitrospiria bacterium genome, the window TTCGCAGTTTCCCGTTGATCTGGAGAACGATCGTGACCTCGTCGGTCTTCAGACAGGCCTCGTCCCAATTCGGCCAGGGCTGACGGAAGACGCCGTCGGCGCGGCCCAGTCGTTTCCAGAGTTCCTCGGCGATATGAGGGGCAAAGGGGGAGATCAGGATGACAAGGGTCCGGACCGCCTCGTCCAATGCAGGGGCTCGCGTCGCCCCCTCCACCGGCGAAGCCGGCTGGAGCCTCCCCCTCTCGCTCGCTTCCGCTCGCCGGGTATCTACTGCCTGGCCGGTTAGAGCCGTTCCGACTTCGCGTTCCCGTTCGGTGATCGAGTTGTAAAACTCCATGAGTGCGGCGATGGCCGTGTTGAACTGGAAGTCATGATCCAGGTCTTCCGTCACTTTTTTGACGGTCTGGTGTGTCTTGCGACGAAGGGCGGTCTCTTGCGGTTCGACGGGCCGATCGGGATCCAGATGTCCAACCGCGGGAGCCGATGCCTTTGCGGCCCCGTATTGGGTCACCAGGCGCCAGACGCGGTTTAAAAACCGTGCGGCGCCCTCGACGCCCGCGTCGTTCCATTCGAGGTCCTTTTCCGGAGGGGCGGCAAAAAGGGAGAACAGCCGGGCCGTGTCCGCGCCGTATTTGGCGATGAGTTGTTCGGGGTCGACGATGTTCTTTTTGGATTTGGACATCTTCTCGACCCGGCCCCGTTCGACCGGCCGCCTGCAGTGCGGGCAGCGCCACCCCTCCCTCTCCGAGCCGATCACCTCGCCGGGAAACAACCAGCCGTGTTCTTCGCAACGGTAGGTCTCCATGCAGACCATTCCCTGGGTCAGCAGGTTCGTGAAGGGTTCGTTCACCTTCACGAGTCCCAGATCCCGGATGACCTTGGTGAAGAAACGGGCGTAGAGCAGATGGAGCACCGCATGCTCGATTCCGCCGATGTATTGATCCACCGGCATCCAGTAGTCGGCTTCCGGACGCTCGAACGGAGCCGAATCGAGTCGGGGCGATAGATACCGGAGGAAATACCACGAGGAATCGACGAAGGTGTCCATCGTGTCGGTTTCCCGACGGGCGGAGCCCTTGCATTTCGGGCATTTTACATTCAGAAATTTTTTGTCCGCGGCCAGCGGCGAGCCGCCCTTTCCCGTAAAGGCGACGTCCTGCGGCAGCGTGACGGGCAGGTCCTCGTAGGGGACCGGAACCGTCCCGCAGGTTTCGCAATAGAGGATCGGGATCGGCGTGCCCCAGTACCGCTGCCGGGAGATGCCCCAGTCGCGGAGCTTGTAATTGACCCGGCGCGCGCCGCGTTTTTCGGATTCGAGGGTGTCCGCGATCTTCTCCTGCGCCTCGCGGGGGGACGAGCCGGAGAATTTCCCGGAGTGGACGAGCCGTCCGGCCTCCTCGACATAGGCCGCCGTCAGGTCTTCCGACCGGAGGGTTCCCTCCGGCCCGCCTGAGGCGGGCTGGATCACGACCCGGACGGGAATTCCGTATTTTTTGGCGAACTCAAAATCGCGCTGGTCGTGAGCCGGAACGCACATGATCGCGCCGGTTCCGTATTCCATCAGAACGAAATTCCCGATCCAGACCGGGACGCGCTCGGATGTCATCGGGTTGATCGCATGGGCGCCGGTGAAGACCCCCTCTTTTTCGATGTCCTCGGCGATCCGAACCGACTTGTCCTGCTTCTTGATCCGCTCCACGAAGGTCCGGACGGCGGCCGCTTCCTTTTTCCCGCGGATGATCTCCTCCACCATCGGATGCTCGGGCGCCAGCGTCACGAAGGTCGCGCCGAACAGCGTGTCGGGGCGGGTGGTGAAGATCCGGACCGCCTTGTCGGAATCGTCGGCCAGCGGGAAGTCGGCCTCGACGCCGATGCTCTTGCCGATCCAGTTCCGCTGCATCGTCAGGACCCGTTCGGGCCAGCCGGTCAAGCGGTCGCATTCGGAAAGCAGCTCCTCGGCGTAGGCCGTGATTCTGAAGAACCACTGTTCCAGCTCCTTTTGGACGACGGTGCTGCCGCATCGCCAGCAGGTCCCGTCGATCACCTGCTCGTTGGCCAGGACCGTTTCGCACGACGGGCACCAGTTGACCGAAGACTTTTTTTTGTAGGCCAGCCCGCGCTCATACATTTTGAGGAAGAACCACTGGTTCCATCTGTAGTAGTCCGGGTCGCAGGTCGCCACCTCGCGTTCCCAGTCGTAGGAGAGGCCCAGCCGCTTGAGCTGCGTCCGCATGGTGGCGATGTTTTCCTTCGTCCACTTCGACGGGTGAACCCCCCGTTCGATCGCGGCGTTCTCGGCCGGGAGGCCGAAGGCGTCCCATCCCATCGGGTGAAGAACGTTGAAGCCGCGCATGCTTTTGTATCGGGCGACGACGTCCCCGATCACGTAATTGCGGACGTGGCCCATGTGAATCCGGCCGGACGGGTAGGGAAACATCACGAGACAGTAATACTTCGCCCGCTTCGGATCTTTGGCTACGCGAAAGGCCTTGCCGGTCTCCCATTGCCGCTGCCAGGCCGGCTCGATGGCTTGCGGGCTGTAGGCCTCGGGCCGTTGTGAGGTCATCTCTTGTGTCATGCCGACGCTCGTAGTGTGCGGTTTGTCAGGGCTTTTAAATTAACACAGTGGGGGGTATTTATCAAGAACGCCGTCCGGGAAGCGGGGCGCCGATTTCACCCATCACTTGTCGCGACAACGGCTGCAAAACCCGTAGAAGGTGATCGACAGGTTCGCTTTTTTGAAATCGTGAATGTCCTGGAGCGCGCGCTCAACCCGTTCAAAGAAATGAGGCTTGCCCTTGCTCACCTTTCCGCAGGCCTTGCAGATGATGAAGTGGTGCACCGGCCGTTCGAACACGAACTGATAGCGTCGCCCTTTGCGGGCCACGCGCAGCTCTTGGATGATGCTGAGCGCCTTCAACATTTCAAGATTGCGGTAGACGCTCGACCGGTTGATTCCCGGGAGCCGATCCTGAAGGTGCGTCTGGATTTCGGGAAGCGAAAGAGAACGGGCGTGGTTGTCGATGAAGAACTGAATCAGGATCTGCCGGGCCGGCGTGACGCGCTGACGGTTATGGCGCAAGACGGCCAAAAGGTCTTTGTGCTTTCGCATCGGAAGGATCTCCTCGGAATCGTTGGACGGGTGGCGTCCCCCTTTCTAGATGCTACATGAAGCGCCTTTTAAATGCAAAAAATAACTAATTGCACCATGGTGCAATATTCTGATAAGCTATCGGTTAGCTCAGCCGGGATCTATCCGATTCTTGGGAGTGGGGCCATGAACTGCTGCAAGGAGTGGGTTGTTGTCCATTGACGTGTTTTGGATTGTCCAGCCGAGTTTATTGACCGTCGTTGTATTGTACGGAGCCGGAATTTTCCTTCCCCCCCTATTTTATCGGAACCCCCACGTTCAAAATCTTGTCGCACACGGGGCGGCCATGGCCGCATCCGTTGCGGGGATCGTGCTGGGCCTCGCGGGGCTGTTGGCTCCGACGGCCACGACCCTTTCCATTTCATCCAACCTTCCGCTGCTGACCTTCCAGGTTCGCGTGGACCCTCTCGCCTCTTTCTTTGTTCTGATCATTTCATCGGTCGGGTTGGCCGTTTCCCAGTTTGCGATCGGGTACGTGCGGGAGTTCGAGGGCCGTCGTTCCATCGGTGCGCTGGGGGGGCTTTACAACGCCTTCCTTCTTTCGATGACCTTGGTCGTCCTGGCCGATGACGGGTTTTTCTTTCTGATCGTCTGGGAGATCATGTCTGTGGTGTCCTACTTCCTGGTTGTCACGGAGCACGAAAAACCTGAGACGCGCTACGCCGGATTTTTCTACCTGATCATGACCCATGTCGGGACCGCCTTCATCGTCGTGACCTACCTCATCTTCTACCAGCAAACCGGAAGTTTTTCCTTCGAGACCTTTGGCCATCCGGCCACGCCGCTTCCGGAGGGATTCCGGACGCTGGTCTTCGCGGCGGCCCTGATCGGGTTCGGGACGAAGGCCGGCATCGTGCCGCTTCATGTCTGGCTGCCTTATGCCCATCCCGCCGCGCCGTCTCATGTCTCGGCCCTGATGTCCGGGGTCATGATCAAGACGGCGATCTACGGACTGATCCGCGTCTATTTCGATTTCCTGGGCGGGACCTTTCCTTGGGAGTGGGGATTTACGGTTCTGGCGATCGGAGCCGTGTCGGCCCTGCTCGGCGTGATGTACGCACTCATGGAACACGACCTGAAAAGTCTTCTGGCCTACCATAGCGTGGAGAATATCGGGATCATTCTCATGGGCATCGGTGCCGGGATGATTTTCCAGTCCTACGGCCTGTCCAATCTGGCGGCTCTCGGACTCCTGGCCGGACTCTATCACACGATCAATCATGCCATGTTTAAGGGGCTTCTCTTCCTGGGTGCGGGATCGACGGCGTATGCCACGCACACGCGTAACATGGAGGAATACGGGGGACTGATCAAGAGGATGCCCTGGACCGCTTTTTTCTTCCTGGTCGGCGCCGTCTCGATTTCGGCGCTTCCTCCGAGCAACGGCTTCGTGAGCGAGTGGCTTACGTTTCAGAGCCTGTTCCTGAGCTTCCAGATCCCGGACGTCCTGATGAAGATCATGCTCCCGATCGGCGCGGCGATGCTGGCCCTGACCGGCGTGCTCGCATTGGCCTGCTTTGCCAAGGCCTTCGGGATCTCGTTTCTTGCGATGCCCCGAAGCGCCCATGCCCGGGAGGCCCGGGAAGTGCCGTGGACGATGCGCATCGGGATGGGAGGTATGGCCCTGTTCTGCATCGTCCTGGGCATCGCGCCGATGGGAGTCATTCCGATGATCGACCGGATCACGGCCCCTTACACCGGGGTTTCGATCGCCGGACACGTCGTCTCCGAGAGCGGGCTGGCGGTCATGCCGGGGACGGGGATCGGATTTGCCAGCATCTCGACGCCGGTGCTCGCGGCGTTGATGGCGATCCTGATTCCTGCGGCGCTGCTGGCGTCGGCGGCCCTCGGGGGAAGGCTTCGCAAGCGGCATTACAAAACCTGGGGCTGCGGGATCAATTTAAAGCCGCGGATGGAGTACACCGCGACCGGGTTTACCCAGCCGATTAAACAGGTCTTCAGCATGATCTATCGGCCGACGGTGAAGCTGGAAACGGAAATGTTGGAGGAATCCCACTACTTCGCCAAACGGATGCGTTTTGAAACGCACATCGAGCCGGTGTTTCAGAAGTACCTTTACGACCCCGTGGTGCGGGTATTGAACCGGATCGCGGACCGGCTTCGCGTCGTGCAGGCCGGGAGCCTTCATCTGTATCTGTCCTATATTTTTATAACGCTGCTCATTCTTTTATTATGGGTTCGGTGAGCGGGATGATGGAATCTATCCTGATAACCGCTACCCAGGCCATCGTGATCCTTGCGGTCTCGCCGTTTCTGGTCGGGCTGATCCGCAAGGTGAAGGCCCGGCTTCAATGCCGCCGGGGTCCCGGCTGGCTGCAGCCGTATTATGATCTGGCCAAGTTGTTCCGCAAGGACGTGGTGGCCTCCACGCACACCTCCTGGATCTTTACGGCGTCCCCCTACATTATTTTCGCTTCCACGTTGGCCGCGCTCCTGCTGGTCCCGATCTTTTTGTCGAAGGTCCCCCTCAACTTTGCGGGCGACGTCATCACCGTGGTCTATCTTCTGGCCCTTGGAACGTTCTTTCTCATCCTGGCCGGGCTGGACGCCGGGTCGGCATTCGGGGGCATGGGAAGCAGCCGCGAGGCGATCGTGGCCGCACTGACCGAGCCGGCGATGATTCTGTCCATCTTTGCGGTCGGCCTGACGGCCGGTTCCACCAACCTGAGCACGATCGTTCACAAGACGGCTCTTCTGCAGGGGGTCGTGACGGACCCGCCGCCGCATCTGATGGCCCTGGCGGCGCTGTTCATCGTGACGCTCGCCGAGACCGGCCGGGTTCCGGTCGACAATCCCGCGACGCACCTGGAATTGACGATGATCCATGAGGCCATGATCCTCGAGTATTCGGGCCGATACCTGGCGTTGATCGAGTGGGCCTCCGCCATGAAGCTGCTGCTTTTTCTGACCTTGATCAGCAACATCTTCGTGCCCTGGGGGATCGCCACCGAACCGGAGCCGGTCTGGATGGCGTTCGGGCTCGCGGTCTGGTTGGTCAAGATATGCGGTCTGGCCGTGGTCATCGGGGTGATCGAATCCATGTTCGCGAAGCTTCGGCTCTTTCGCGTGACGGATTTTCTGGGACTGGCGTTTATTCTCTCGCTCCTGGCGATTATTTTCTTTTACATCTTGAGAGGCTGACGGCGCACGATGGTCATCCACCCCGATCTCGGTTCCCAGCTTGTGAATTTCTGTTCCGCACTGCTCTTGCTCACTTGTTTTGCCATCATCGCGCAGCGGCGACTGTCCGCCTGCGTGGATCTGTTCGCG encodes:
- the leuS gene encoding leucine--tRNA ligase → MTQEMTSQRPEAYSPQAIEPAWQRQWETGKAFRVAKDPKRAKYYCLVMFPYPSGRIHMGHVRNYVIGDVVARYKSMRGFNVLHPMGWDAFGLPAENAAIERGVHPSKWTKENIATMRTQLKRLGLSYDWEREVATCDPDYYRWNQWFFLKMYERGLAYKKKSSVNWCPSCETVLANEQVIDGTCWRCGSTVVQKELEQWFFRITAYAEELLSECDRLTGWPERVLTMQRNWIGKSIGVEADFPLADDSDKAVRIFTTRPDTLFGATFVTLAPEHPMVEEIIRGKKEAAAVRTFVERIKKQDKSVRIAEDIEKEGVFTGAHAINPMTSERVPVWIGNFVLMEYGTGAIMCVPAHDQRDFEFAKKYGIPVRVVIQPASGGPEGTLRSEDLTAAYVEEAGRLVHSGKFSGSSPREAQEKIADTLESEKRGARRVNYKLRDWGISRQRYWGTPIPILYCETCGTVPVPYEDLPVTLPQDVAFTGKGGSPLAADKKFLNVKCPKCKGSARRETDTMDTFVDSSWYFLRYLSPRLDSAPFERPEADYWMPVDQYIGGIEHAVLHLLYARFFTKVIRDLGLVKVNEPFTNLLTQGMVCMETYRCEEHGWLFPGEVIGSEREGWRCPHCRRPVERGRVEKMSKSKKNIVDPEQLIAKYGADTARLFSLFAAPPEKDLEWNDAGVEGAARFLNRVWRLVTQYGAAKASAPAVGHLDPDRPVEPQETALRRKTHQTVKKVTEDLDHDFQFNTAIAALMEFYNSITEREREVGTALTGQAVDTRRAEASERGRLQPASPVEGATRAPALDEAVRTLVILISPFAPHIAEELWKRLGRADGVFRQPWPNWDEACLKTDEVTIVLQINGKLRSQIRVPADLDEEGIRNRALADGKIRDWMKGRAPKKVVYVQGKLVNIVV
- a CDS encoding Fur family transcriptional regulator — protein: MRKHKDLLAVLRHNRQRVTPARQILIQFFIDNHARSLSLPEIQTHLQDRLPGINRSSVYRNLEMLKALSIIQELRVARKGRRYQFVFERPVHHFIICKACGKVSKGKPHFFERVERALQDIHDFKKANLSITFYGFCSRCRDK
- the hyfB gene encoding hydrogenase 4 subunit B; translation: MFWIVQPSLLTVVVLYGAGIFLPPLFYRNPHVQNLVAHGAAMAASVAGIVLGLAGLLAPTATTLSISSNLPLLTFQVRVDPLASFFVLIISSVGLAVSQFAIGYVREFEGRRSIGALGGLYNAFLLSMTLVVLADDGFFFLIVWEIMSVVSYFLVVTEHEKPETRYAGFFYLIMTHVGTAFIVVTYLIFYQQTGSFSFETFGHPATPLPEGFRTLVFAAALIGFGTKAGIVPLHVWLPYAHPAAPSHVSALMSGVMIKTAIYGLIRVYFDFLGGTFPWEWGFTVLAIGAVSALLGVMYALMEHDLKSLLAYHSVENIGIILMGIGAGMIFQSYGLSNLAALGLLAGLYHTINHAMFKGLLFLGAGSTAYATHTRNMEEYGGLIKRMPWTAFFFLVGAVSISALPPSNGFVSEWLTFQSLFLSFQIPDVLMKIMLPIGAAMLALTGVLALACFAKAFGISFLAMPRSAHAREAREVPWTMRIGMGGMALFCIVLGIAPMGVIPMIDRITAPYTGVSIAGHVVSESGLAVMPGTGIGFASISTPVLAALMAILIPAALLASAALGGRLRKRHYKTWGCGINLKPRMEYTATGFTQPIKQVFSMIYRPTVKLETEMLEESHYFAKRMRFETHIEPVFQKYLYDPVVRVLNRIADRLRVVQAGSLHLYLSYIFITLLILLLWVR
- a CDS encoding NADH-quinone oxidoreductase subunit H, yielding MMESILITATQAIVILAVSPFLVGLIRKVKARLQCRRGPGWLQPYYDLAKLFRKDVVASTHTSWIFTASPYIIFASTLAALLLVPIFLSKVPLNFAGDVITVVYLLALGTFFLILAGLDAGSAFGGMGSSREAIVAALTEPAMILSIFAVGLTAGSTNLSTIVHKTALLQGVVTDPPPHLMALAALFIVTLAETGRVPVDNPATHLELTMIHEAMILEYSGRYLALIEWASAMKLLLFLTLISNIFVPWGIATEPEPVWMAFGLAVWLVKICGLAVVIGVIESMFAKLRLFRVTDFLGLAFILSLLAIIFFYILRG